In Morganella morganii, the following are encoded in one genomic region:
- the gltB gene encoding glutamate synthase large subunit encodes MLYNPSQDKDNCGFGLIAHLEGQPSHKVVRTAISGLARMQHRGAILADGKTGDGCGLLLQKPDRFFQMIAAENEWRLARNYAVGMLFLSQDPVIAQACRDIIEEELADETLFIAGWRKVPVRPEILGEIALAGMPQIEQVFINAPAGWRARDLERRLFMARRRIEKRISDPDFYVCSLSNLVTIYKGLCMAADLPRFYPDLADLRMESAICLFHQRFSTNTVPRWPLAQPFRYLAHNGEINTITGNREWARARAYKFRTPLIPDLITAAPFVNETGSDSSSLDNMLELFLNGGMDLVRAMRLLVPPAWQNHPDMDDDLRAFFDFNSMHMEPWDGPAGIVISDGRYAACNLDRNGLRPARYVITTDKLITCASEIGIWDYQPDEVTEKGRVGPGELLVIDTQEGRILHTRETDNDLKTRHPYKAWLEKNVVRLTPYQDLMNKTPPQRAFGDAQLAVYQKQFGYTLEELEQVLRVLGENGQEAVGSMGDDTPFAVLSARPRLIYDYFRQQFAQVTNPPVDPLREAHVMSLATSIGREMNVFCEAEGQAHRLSMASPVLMHTDFEQLLSRDPDYYRAEHLSLCFDPRETTLEQAIRTLCDNAEAAVRAGTVLVVLSDRQISPDTLPIPASMAVGAVQQRLVSQSLRCDANIIAETAGARDPHHFAVLLGFGATAIYPYLACESLLKLCSDNVLTHSPAQVLLNYRNGINKGLYKIMSKMGISAVSSYRCAKLFEAVGLSDSVAELCFRGVPNRIGGADFSDFQQDLHNLSRLAWLPRKPLDAGGLLKYIHNSEYHAYNPDVIATLQKAVHSGHYADYQHYAALVNGRPAAMLRDLLALRTDTHPISIDETESAESLFSRFDTAAMSIGALSPEAHEALAVAMNRLGGSSNSGEGGEDPARFGTEKNSKIKQVASGRFGVTPGYLRSARVIQIKVAQGAKPGEGGQLPGDKVTPYIASLRYSVPGVTLISPPPHHDIYSIEDLAQLIFDLKQVNPEALISVKLVSEPGVGTIATGVAKAYADFITISGYDGGTGASPLTSVKYAGTPWELGLAEAQQALVSNGLRHKIRLQTDGGLKTGLDIIKAAILGAESFGFGTGPMVALGCKYLRICHLNNCATGVATQDETLRRDHYHGLPERVMNYFRFIAQETRELMAQLGVRKLTDLIGRTDLLVRIEGTTARQQKLDLSDLLVSPVPHEGAALFCSQTNPPFDKGELNRRILEDTRTCVQTQQSRAFYYDIRNTDRSVGAALSGFVAELYGNSGIAASPLKLHFTGTAGQSFGVWNAAGIELTLTGDANDYVGKGMAGGQIVLHPHPGSAFAAHDTTIAGNTCLYGATGGKLYAAGRAGERFAVRNSGALAVVEGVGDNGCEYMTGGIVCVLGKTGINFAAGMTGGFAYLYDEDGTAAGHVNPEMAETRDISGLPVLQEHLRGMLEDHRRLTGSARADALLRDWTEQAGRFILVKPKSADIYALAGVTRHADTELRIRAQ; translated from the coding sequence ATGCTTTATAACCCGTCACAGGATAAGGACAACTGCGGTTTCGGCCTGATTGCCCACCTCGAAGGACAACCCAGCCACAAAGTCGTGCGTACTGCCATCAGCGGGCTGGCGCGGATGCAGCACCGCGGTGCGATCCTCGCCGACGGCAAAACCGGGGACGGCTGCGGTTTGTTATTACAAAAACCCGATCGCTTCTTTCAGATGATTGCTGCAGAGAATGAATGGCGGCTGGCGCGTAATTATGCAGTCGGGATGCTGTTTCTCAGTCAGGATCCGGTCATTGCACAAGCCTGCCGCGATATTATCGAAGAAGAGCTGGCGGACGAAACACTGTTTATCGCAGGCTGGCGTAAAGTGCCGGTCAGACCGGAGATCCTCGGCGAAATCGCCCTCGCCGGTATGCCGCAGATTGAGCAGGTCTTTATCAATGCTCCCGCAGGCTGGCGGGCACGGGATCTGGAACGCCGCCTGTTTATGGCGCGCCGCCGGATTGAAAAGCGCATCAGCGACCCGGATTTTTATGTCTGCAGCCTGTCCAATCTGGTGACGATTTATAAAGGGTTGTGCATGGCCGCCGATCTGCCGCGTTTTTATCCGGATCTGGCCGATTTAAGAATGGAATCTGCTATCTGTCTGTTTCACCAGCGCTTTTCAACCAATACTGTTCCGCGCTGGCCGCTGGCACAGCCTTTCCGCTATCTCGCTCATAACGGCGAAATCAACACTATCACCGGTAACCGCGAATGGGCACGTGCCCGTGCTTACAAATTCCGCACGCCGCTGATCCCGGATCTCATCACCGCCGCCCCGTTTGTTAATGAAACCGGTTCGGATTCCAGCTCACTGGATAATATGCTGGAACTGTTTCTTAACGGCGGAATGGATCTGGTGCGTGCCATGCGGCTGCTGGTACCGCCTGCCTGGCAGAATCACCCGGATATGGATGATGATCTGCGCGCCTTTTTTGATTTTAACTCCATGCATATGGAGCCGTGGGACGGCCCGGCCGGGATTGTTATCTCTGACGGGCGCTATGCCGCCTGTAACCTCGACCGCAACGGGCTGCGCCCTGCCCGCTATGTCATTACCACAGACAAACTGATCACCTGCGCCTCTGAGATCGGTATCTGGGATTACCAGCCGGATGAGGTCACGGAAAAAGGCCGGGTCGGGCCGGGGGAACTGCTGGTGATTGATACACAGGAAGGCCGCATTCTGCATACCCGCGAGACCGATAACGATCTCAAAACCCGTCATCCGTACAAGGCGTGGCTGGAGAAAAATGTTGTGCGGCTCACGCCGTATCAGGATCTGATGAATAAAACACCGCCGCAGCGCGCCTTCGGTGATGCACAACTGGCGGTGTATCAGAAACAGTTCGGGTACACCCTGGAAGAGCTGGAGCAGGTTCTGCGGGTGCTGGGGGAAAACGGCCAGGAAGCGGTAGGCTCAATGGGGGATGATACCCCGTTTGCGGTACTCTCCGCCCGCCCGCGCCTGATTTATGACTATTTCCGCCAGCAGTTTGCCCAGGTAACCAACCCGCCGGTCGATCCGCTGCGGGAAGCCCATGTTATGTCGCTCGCCACCAGCATCGGCCGGGAAATGAATGTCTTCTGCGAAGCGGAAGGCCAGGCACACCGGCTGAGTATGGCCTCACCGGTGCTGATGCACACGGATTTCGAACAATTACTGAGCCGTGATCCGGATTATTACCGTGCAGAACATCTGTCACTCTGTTTTGATCCGCGGGAAACCACACTGGAACAGGCGATCCGCACCCTGTGTGATAATGCGGAAGCCGCTGTCCGCGCCGGTACTGTACTGGTGGTACTGAGTGACCGGCAGATTTCCCCGGACACCCTGCCGATCCCGGCATCGATGGCGGTAGGCGCGGTACAGCAACGGCTGGTCAGCCAGAGCCTGCGCTGTGACGCCAATATCATCGCCGAAACCGCCGGTGCCCGTGACCCGCATCATTTTGCTGTGCTGCTCGGATTCGGTGCCACCGCCATTTACCCTTATCTTGCCTGTGAATCCCTGCTGAAACTGTGCAGTGATAACGTCCTCACGCACTCACCGGCACAGGTATTGCTCAACTACCGCAACGGTATCAACAAAGGACTGTATAAAATCATGTCCAAAATGGGGATCTCTGCTGTCTCCTCCTACCGCTGTGCCAAACTGTTTGAAGCAGTCGGCCTGAGTGATTCTGTGGCAGAGCTCTGCTTCCGGGGTGTACCGAACCGGATCGGCGGCGCGGATTTCAGTGATTTTCAGCAGGATCTGCATAATCTGTCCCGCCTCGCCTGGCTGCCGCGCAAACCACTCGATGCGGGCGGTTTGCTGAAATACATTCATAACAGTGAATATCATGCTTATAACCCGGATGTGATCGCAACATTGCAAAAAGCGGTTCACAGCGGACATTATGCGGATTATCAGCATTATGCTGCCCTGGTAAACGGTCGTCCGGCGGCTATGCTGCGCGATTTGCTGGCACTGCGCACGGACACGCACCCCATCAGCATTGATGAAACTGAATCGGCTGAATCCCTGTTTTCCCGCTTTGATACCGCCGCCATGTCTATCGGTGCCCTCAGCCCGGAAGCCCATGAGGCACTGGCTGTCGCCATGAACCGGCTCGGCGGCAGCTCCAATTCAGGCGAAGGCGGAGAAGACCCGGCGCGGTTCGGCACAGAAAAAAACTCTAAAATCAAACAGGTGGCCTCCGGCCGCTTTGGTGTGACACCGGGGTATCTGCGCAGCGCGCGGGTTATCCAGATCAAAGTGGCACAGGGCGCAAAACCCGGCGAAGGCGGCCAGTTGCCGGGAGATAAAGTCACGCCGTATATCGCCTCGCTGCGCTATTCGGTGCCCGGCGTCACCCTGATTTCCCCGCCGCCGCACCATGATATTTACTCTATCGAAGACCTGGCACAGCTGATTTTCGATCTCAAACAGGTCAATCCGGAAGCACTGATTTCCGTCAAACTGGTCTCTGAACCGGGCGTCGGCACCATTGCTACCGGTGTGGCCAAAGCCTATGCCGATTTCATCACCATTTCGGGATATGACGGCGGCACCGGCGCCAGTCCGCTCACCTCTGTCAAATACGCGGGTACCCCGTGGGAGCTGGGGCTGGCAGAAGCCCAGCAGGCACTGGTGAGCAACGGTCTGCGCCATAAAATCCGCTTACAGACAGATGGCGGACTGAAAACCGGGCTGGATATCATTAAAGCCGCCATTCTCGGCGCGGAGAGCTTCGGTTTCGGCACCGGCCCGATGGTTGCCCTCGGCTGCAAATATCTGCGTATCTGCCACCTGAATAACTGCGCCACCGGCGTGGCAACCCAGGATGAAACGCTGCGCCGCGATCACTATCACGGCCTGCCGGAGCGGGTAATGAACTATTTCCGCTTTATTGCACAGGAAACCCGTGAGCTGATGGCGCAACTGGGTGTGAGAAAACTGACCGACCTTATCGGCCGTACTGATTTGCTGGTCAGAATTGAAGGCACCACTGCCCGGCAGCAGAAACTGGATTTGTCCGATTTACTGGTCTCTCCGGTACCGCATGAAGGTGCGGCACTGTTCTGCTCTCAAACTAACCCGCCGTTTGATAAGGGGGAACTGAACCGCCGCATCCTGGAAGATACCCGGACCTGTGTGCAGACACAGCAATCCCGTGCCTTTTATTATGATATCCGCAATACCGACCGCTCGGTGGGGGCTGCGCTCTCCGGCTTTGTGGCGGAATTGTACGGCAACAGCGGGATCGCCGCCTCGCCGCTGAAACTGCATTTTACCGGCACCGCCGGGCAGAGTTTCGGGGTCTGGAATGCCGCCGGGATTGAACTGACGCTCACGGGCGATGCCAACGACTATGTCGGTAAAGGCATGGCGGGCGGGCAGATTGTTCTGCATCCGCATCCGGGTTCTGCCTTTGCCGCTCACGACACCACAATTGCCGGAAATACCTGTCTGTATGGTGCCACCGGCGGCAAACTCTATGCCGCAGGCCGTGCCGGAGAGCGCTTTGCTGTCCGTAACTCCGGCGCACTGGCGGTGGTCGAAGGCGTCGGTGATAACGGCTGTGAATATATGACCGGCGGGATTGTCTGTGTGCTCGGCAAAACCGGAATTAACTTCGCGGCCGGGATGACCGGCGGATTCGCTTATCTCTATGATGAGGACGGCACCGCCGCCGGACATGTCAATCCTGAAATGGCGGAAACCCGCGATATCAGCGGGCTGCCGGTTCTGCAGGAACATTTGCGCGGCATGCTGGAAGACCACCGCCGCCTGACCGGTTCCGCCAGAGCAGACGCACTTCTCAGAGATTGGACAGAGCAGGCCGGGCGGTTTATCCTCGTCAAGCCGAAATCTGCGGATATTTATGCACTTGCCGGGGTAACCCGCCACGCAGACACTGAATTACGGATCCGGGCACAGTAA
- the arcB gene encoding aerobic respiration two-component sensor histidine kinase ArcB: MKLGLVRFSLLLASGLVVLAMVVQIAVTMLLQGEVQSIDLVRSVFFGLLITPWAVYFMSVVVEQLEESRQRLSRLVSKLEVMRKRDLELNEQLKENITQLNQEITEREKVEDEQVVLLDKLKKEISRREQTQLEFEQQSVLLRSFLDASPDLVYYRNEKNEFSGCNRAMELLTGRSEKLLRGLTPRDIYEPEIADKVMETDEKVFRHNVSLTYEQWLVYPDGRKACFELRKVPFYDSVGKRHGLMGFGRDITERKRYQEAIENASREKTTFISTISHELRTPLNGIVGLSRILLDTDLNPEQENYLKTIHVSAVTLGNIFNDVIEMDKLERRNVRLDTQPVNFTEFISDLENLSGLLVQPKGLQFTLDLIQPVPSVIMADGTRLRQILWNLIGNGVKFTREGGITVKVWREANDMLCFEVRDSGIGIPKDELEKIFAMYYQVTDSAGGRPATGTGIGLAVSRRLAQAMGGDITVTSEPGKGSCFTLSVCAPAQEAPEEEEDDGLLLPALNILLVEDIELNVVVARSVLEKLGNTVDVAMNGRDALAMFSPEEYDLVLLDIQLPDMSGLDIARELHQRYQADDLPPLVALTANVLKDKKEYLDAGMDDVLSKPLAVGALTQMIAKFWGDGSEALPAEESGSAASEDVYAQSLDLEMLNQYIELVGPKLIEDSLDVFEKMMPGYLAILNSNMVAKDRKGIAEEGHKIKGAAGSVGLIHLRQVAQQIQSPELPAWDDNVQEWVDELNHDWESQVGILRNWLANRR, encoded by the coding sequence ATGAAACTGGGCCTGGTCCGGTTTTCGTTATTGCTGGCATCGGGACTGGTGGTGCTGGCGATGGTGGTGCAGATTGCTGTCACCATGCTGCTTCAGGGGGAAGTACAGAGCATTGACCTGGTGCGCTCTGTCTTCTTCGGCCTGCTGATCACGCCGTGGGCGGTCTATTTTATGTCTGTGGTGGTTGAACAGCTGGAGGAATCCCGCCAGCGCCTGTCCAGACTGGTCAGTAAACTGGAAGTGATGCGCAAGCGGGATCTCGAACTCAATGAACAGCTGAAAGAGAACATTACCCAACTGAATCAGGAGATTACCGAGCGCGAAAAAGTTGAGGATGAACAGGTTGTTCTGCTGGATAAACTGAAGAAAGAGATCAGCCGCCGCGAACAGACCCAGCTCGAATTTGAACAGCAATCTGTCCTGCTGCGCTCCTTCCTTGATGCTTCGCCGGACCTGGTGTATTACCGCAATGAGAAAAATGAGTTTTCCGGCTGTAACCGCGCGATGGAACTGCTTACCGGCCGCAGTGAAAAACTGCTGCGCGGCCTGACCCCGCGCGATATTTATGAACCGGAAATCGCTGATAAGGTGATGGAAACGGATGAAAAAGTGTTCCGTCATAATGTTTCGCTCACCTATGAGCAGTGGCTGGTCTACCCGGACGGACGCAAAGCCTGCTTTGAGCTGCGCAAAGTACCGTTCTATGACAGTGTCGGCAAACGCCACGGCCTGATGGGCTTTGGTCGTGATATCACTGAGCGCAAGCGTTATCAGGAAGCGATTGAAAACGCCAGCCGTGAGAAAACCACCTTTATCTCCACCATCAGTCACGAACTGCGTACGCCACTGAACGGGATTGTCGGGCTGAGCCGCATTCTGCTGGATACGGATCTCAATCCGGAACAGGAAAACTACCTGAAAACCATTCATGTCAGCGCCGTCACCCTCGGCAATATCTTCAATGACGTGATTGAGATGGACAAACTGGAGCGGCGCAATGTCCGCCTCGATACCCAGCCGGTCAATTTCACCGAATTTATTTCTGATCTGGAAAACCTGTCCGGGCTGCTGGTGCAGCCGAAAGGGCTGCAGTTCACTCTCGACCTGATCCAGCCGGTACCGTCTGTGATCATGGCGGATGGCACCCGTCTGCGCCAGATCCTGTGGAATCTTATCGGCAACGGCGTGAAGTTCACCCGCGAAGGCGGTATCACGGTGAAAGTGTGGCGTGAAGCCAATGATATGCTCTGCTTTGAGGTGCGGGATTCCGGTATCGGCATTCCGAAGGATGAGCTGGAAAAAATCTTCGCCATGTATTACCAGGTAACGGACAGCGCGGGCGGACGCCCTGCCACCGGTACCGGTATCGGCCTGGCGGTCTCCCGCCGTCTGGCGCAGGCGATGGGCGGTGATATCACCGTGACCAGTGAGCCGGGCAAAGGCTCCTGCTTCACGCTGTCGGTCTGTGCACCTGCACAGGAGGCTCCGGAGGAGGAGGAAGATGACGGCCTGCTGCTGCCGGCCCTGAATATCCTGCTGGTGGAGGATATCGAGCTGAATGTGGTGGTGGCGCGCTCTGTCCTGGAGAAACTGGGGAACACGGTGGATGTCGCGATGAACGGCCGTGACGCGCTGGCGATGTTCTCACCGGAGGAGTACGACCTTGTGCTGCTGGATATTCAGCTGCCGGATATGAGCGGACTGGATATCGCCCGTGAGCTGCATCAGCGTTATCAGGCGGATGATTTACCGCCGCTGGTGGCACTGACCGCCAATGTGCTGAAGGATAAAAAAGAGTATCTGGACGCCGGTATGGATGACGTGCTGAGCAAACCTCTCGCTGTGGGCGCTCTGACGCAGATGATAGCGAAATTCTGGGGAGACGGTAGTGAGGCACTGCCTGCGGAGGAAAGCGGCTCAGCGGCGTCTGAGGACGTGTATGCGCAGTCACTGGATCTGGAGATGCTGAATCAGTACATCGAACTGGTGGGACCGAAACTGATTGAAGACAGCCTGGATGTGTTTGAAAAAATGATGCCGGGCTATCTGGCGATCCTCAATTCCAACATGGTGGCGAAAGACCGCAAAGGCATTGCGGAAGAGGGACATAAAATCAAAGGCGCCGCCGGGTCAGTCGGGCTTATCCATCTGCGGCAGGTTGCACAGCAGATTCAGTCACCGGAATTACCGGCATGGGACGATAACGTGCAGGAGTGGGTCGATGAACTGAATCACGATTGGGAAAGTCAGGTGGGAATTTTAAGAAACTGGCTGGCAAATCGCAGGTAA
- the elbB gene encoding isoprenoid biosynthesis glyoxalase ElbB, giving the protein MKSVGIVLSGCGVFDGSEIHESVLSLLSLTQSGAQVYFFAPDEPQRTVINHLSGEEKSEKRNMLEESARISRGEIRPLAEADASQLDALIVPGGFGAAKNLCDFAVKGADCEIDKYFLLLTRGMLSQGKPMGFMCIAPVMIPKIVNSSVQLTIGNDSDIAAAIAEMGGVHVNCTVDNIVVDETHKIVTTPAYMLAENIAQAQIGIDKLVKKVLGMA; this is encoded by the coding sequence ATGAAATCTGTTGGTATCGTTTTAAGCGGATGCGGTGTTTTCGACGGTAGTGAAATCCATGAATCCGTTCTTTCGCTGCTCAGTTTAACCCAATCCGGCGCACAGGTGTATTTTTTTGCACCGGATGAACCTCAACGCACTGTTATCAATCATCTTTCCGGTGAGGAAAAATCAGAAAAGCGCAATATGCTGGAAGAGTCAGCACGGATTTCACGCGGAGAAATCCGTCCGCTGGCCGAAGCGGATGCGTCACAGCTGGATGCACTGATTGTTCCGGGCGGTTTCGGTGCGGCAAAAAATCTGTGCGATTTTGCCGTAAAAGGTGCTGACTGCGAAATAGATAAATATTTTTTACTATTGACGCGTGGGATGTTATCTCAGGGCAAACCGATGGGATTTATGTGTATTGCACCGGTGATGATCCCGAAAATCGTTAATTCATCAGTACAACTTACCATTGGCAATGATTCTGATATTGCGGCGGCGATCGCGGAAATGGGCGGCGTACATGTCAATTGCACGGTGGATAATATCGTCGTAGATGAAACCCATAAAATCGTGACAACCCCAGCCTATATGCTGGCTGAGAATATCGCACAGGCACAGATCGGGATTGATAAACTCGTGAAGAAAGTGCTCGGAATGGCCTGA
- the mtgA gene encoding monofunctional biosynthetic peptidoglycan transglycosylase, protein MLLWVTMIILFAFLPVPYSMVMLERQLSAWSTFNFSYVAHSTWAGEDAISPQMKLAVIASEDQNFPHHHGFDFGAISDALSKSGKKGRAARGASTLSQQTVKNLFLWDGRSWVRKGLETLLTPGIELVWSKSRILTVYLNIAEFGPGIFGAEAAAQHFFGKSAKNLTAAEAALLAAVLPNPHRLHADKPSAYLRQRQQWILHQMQLLGGTTFLKKNNLADN, encoded by the coding sequence ATGTTGTTATGGGTAACAATGATAATTTTGTTCGCGTTCCTCCCTGTCCCTTACTCTATGGTGATGCTGGAAAGGCAGCTTTCGGCATGGTCAACATTCAATTTTTCTTATGTCGCTCACAGTACATGGGCGGGTGAAGACGCTATTTCCCCGCAGATGAAGCTGGCGGTGATTGCGTCTGAGGATCAGAATTTCCCGCACCACCACGGTTTTGACTTTGGTGCTATCTCCGACGCACTGTCAAAAAGCGGTAAGAAAGGCAGGGCGGCACGCGGTGCATCCACACTGAGCCAGCAGACGGTCAAGAACCTGTTTCTGTGGGATGGCCGCAGCTGGGTACGAAAAGGGCTGGAAACGCTGCTGACGCCCGGTATTGAGCTGGTCTGGTCAAAGTCACGGATCCTGACGGTGTATCTCAATATCGCGGAGTTCGGGCCGGGAATTTTCGGTGCCGAAGCGGCGGCGCAGCACTTTTTCGGCAAAAGCGCGAAAAATCTGACGGCGGCTGAGGCTGCATTACTGGCTGCCGTGCTGCCGAATCCCCACCGGTTGCATGCGGATAAACCTTCCGCGTATCTCCGCCAGCGTCAGCAATGGATATTGCATCAGATGCAGTTGCTGGGCGGAACAACGTTCCTGAAGAAAAATAATCTGGCTGATAATTAG
- the dolP gene encoding division/outer membrane stress-associated lipid-binding lipoprotein, translated as MRIVPVAALICSALLLQGCIGAALVGSAAVATKAASDPRSVGTQVDDGTLEARVSGQLNKDKDIKQQRIIPVAYQGKVLLIGQAEDLSLARRAKEIAAKVDGTELVYNEVRQGTPIDLGTASKDAWITTKVRSKLLTSDAVKSANIKVITENGEIFLLGVVTRQEGAAAAKVASETDGAKKVTTAFTWLN; from the coding sequence ATGAGAATTGTGCCCGTGGCAGCACTAATCTGCAGCGCGTTACTGTTACAGGGATGTATCGGCGCAGCACTTGTCGGATCTGCGGCAGTTGCGACCAAAGCCGCATCAGACCCCCGTTCTGTCGGCACACAGGTCGATGACGGCACACTGGAAGCCCGTGTCAGCGGCCAGCTCAATAAAGATAAAGATATCAAACAGCAGCGGATTATTCCGGTGGCTTATCAGGGGAAAGTCCTGCTGATTGGTCAGGCGGAAGATCTCTCTCTGGCTCGGCGGGCAAAAGAGATTGCCGCCAAAGTGGACGGTACCGAACTGGTGTATAACGAAGTCCGCCAGGGAACACCGATTGATTTGGGGACTGCCTCCAAAGACGCCTGGATTACGACAAAAGTCCGTTCTAAGCTGCTGACCAGTGATGCGGTAAAATCCGCGAATATCAAGGTAATCACTGAAAACGGTGAGATTTTCCTGTTAGGGGTGGTTACCCGTCAGGAAGGGGCTGCCGCGGCGAAAGTAGCCAGTGAAACGGATGGCGCGAAAAAAGTCACCACCGCCTTTACCTGGCTGAATTAA
- the diaA gene encoding DnaA initiator-associating protein DiaA, translated as MLDRIKQCFTESIQTQIAAAEALPDAISRAAMMMVQSLLNGNKILCCGNGGSAATASRFATSMIHRFETERPSLPALALNTDNVVMTAIAANRQQDEIYAKQVRAIGQTGDVLLAISTHGNSRNIIKAVEAAVTRDMTIVALTGYDGGELAGLLGPRDAEIRVPSQHSVRIQEVHMLTVNCLCDLIDNTLFPHQED; from the coding sequence GTGTTAGACAGAATTAAACAGTGTTTTACTGAAAGTATTCAGACGCAGATTGCAGCCGCAGAAGCCCTGCCGGATGCTATTTCCCGGGCGGCCATGATGATGGTTCAGTCGCTGCTCAACGGCAATAAAATCCTCTGCTGCGGTAACGGCGGGTCGGCGGCGACAGCTTCGCGCTTCGCCACCAGTATGATCCACCGGTTTGAAACCGAACGCCCGAGCCTGCCCGCACTGGCACTGAATACGGATAATGTGGTGATGACCGCAATCGCCGCCAACCGGCAGCAGGATGAAATTTATGCCAAGCAGGTCCGCGCCATCGGCCAGACCGGTGATGTGCTGCTGGCGATATCCACACACGGCAACAGCCGCAATATTATCAAAGCGGTTGAAGCTGCGGTGACCCGTGATATGACCATTGTGGCCCTGACCGGCTACGACGGCGGGGAGCTGGCTGGTCTGCTGGGTCCGCGTGATGCGGAAATCCGCGTACCCTCACAGCACAGTGTCCGCATACAGGAAGTGCATATGCTGACGGTGAATTGTTTATGTGATTTAATCGACAATACCCTTTTCCCCCACCAGGAAGACTAA
- a CDS encoding YraN family protein: MLAWLTGRRHEQFARRWLEQQGLTFVAQNVRFRRGEIDLIMRDSGTWVFTEVRYRRNAHYGGAAASVTKTKQRRLLYAASCWLSQQQLSMLTCDCRFDICAITGDHIDWLKNAFGHADFC, encoded by the coding sequence ATGCTTGCATGGCTGACAGGCCGTCGTCATGAACAATTTGCCCGGCGCTGGCTGGAACAGCAGGGACTGACATTTGTTGCGCAGAATGTCCGTTTCCGCCGGGGCGAAATTGATTTAATTATGCGGGACAGCGGCACCTGGGTGTTTACCGAGGTCCGCTACCGCCGCAATGCACACTATGGCGGAGCGGCTGCCAGTGTCACAAAAACCAAACAGCGCCGCTTACTTTATGCGGCTTCCTGCTGGTTATCTCAGCAACAGCTGAGTATGCTGACCTGTGACTGCCGTTTTGACATTTGCGCCATAACCGGTGACCATATCGACTGGCTGAAAAATGCCTTTGGTCACGCCGACTTTTGTTAA